One Proteiniborus sp. DW1 DNA segment encodes these proteins:
- a CDS encoding DNA methyltransferase, with translation MKELLNERQIYESKELQQFILQLECRYEIKDLSYKYSNSVNFSENADVPFHQWFRYREGFSGNLIKELIRDSGAAKGEVIIDPFSGSGTTPVVAVLNGYYGFGIDVNPLSAFIANVKMQQYTQNELQLCKSLVRDLPEFKTSRTNKYDDIKKYFTQRNFETLCSLKDYIDNIGDTRVQLILKTAFLCIIESSSNRRRDGNGLKTVNTKVSDVRDVFINKAIEILNDLESTSSNLKGKGECIADSAKNLYQIFKQNYESKNLKAGTIIFSPPYPNSFDYFESYKLELVFGDFATNIQGINDFRKQAVRSFVGVKEQKESDKYINIIAEEIEKAIPIKEAETGKRDSRTRKVPNMIKGYFSDMQEIIRQCGLCLEKGKKTYIVIDQSAYVGVIVPTDLLLAYLSEQVGFRVESIIECRKCRTSAQQLQRFPYLKNVLRESIVELVKE, from the coding sequence ATGAAAGAACTTCTTAATGAAAGGCAGATATATGAAAGTAAAGAATTACAGCAGTTTATTTTACAATTAGAGTGTCGATATGAAATTAAAGACTTATCATATAAATATAGTAATTCTGTAAATTTTTCCGAGAACGCTGACGTACCATTTCATCAATGGTTTCGCTATCGAGAAGGGTTTTCAGGTAATTTAATAAAGGAGTTAATTAGAGATTCTGGTGCTGCTAAAGGTGAAGTAATAATTGATCCATTCAGTGGATCTGGAACAACTCCTGTGGTTGCTGTTCTTAATGGATACTATGGATTTGGCATAGACGTAAATCCATTATCAGCGTTTATAGCTAATGTTAAAATGCAGCAATACACGCAAAATGAGTTGCAATTATGTAAAAGTTTAGTGAGGGATTTACCAGAATTTAAAACATCTAGGACAAATAAATATGATGACATAAAAAAGTATTTCACTCAAAGAAATTTTGAGACGCTTTGCAGTTTGAAAGATTATATAGACAACATAGGTGACACGAGAGTGCAATTGATTTTGAAAACTGCTTTCCTTTGTATTATTGAGAGTTCTTCTAACCGTCGGAGAGATGGTAATGGTTTAAAAACAGTTAACACAAAGGTCTCAGATGTAAGAGATGTTTTTATTAATAAAGCAATTGAAATTCTGAACGATTTAGAATCTACATCAAGTAATTTAAAAGGCAAAGGAGAATGTATTGCTGATAGTGCTAAAAACTTATATCAAATATTTAAACAGAATTACGAATCAAAGAATTTAAAGGCCGGGACAATTATTTTTTCACCACCATACCCGAATTCATTTGATTATTTCGAATCATATAAATTAGAACTTGTTTTTGGCGATTTTGCTACTAATATTCAAGGGATTAACGATTTTAGAAAGCAAGCGGTAAGGTCATTTGTTGGTGTAAAAGAGCAAAAAGAGTCAGATAAATATATAAATATTATCGCAGAAGAAATTGAAAAGGCGATTCCTATAAAAGAAGCAGAGACTGGAAAAAGGGACTCGCGAACCAGAAAGGTTCCTAATATGATTAAGGGGTATTTTTCTGACATGCAGGAAATAATTAGGCAGTGCGGTCTTTGCCTTGAAAAAGGCAAAAAAACATATATAGTTATTGATCAATCTGCTTATGTTGGTGTTATAGTTCCAACGGATTTGTTGTTAGCTTATTTATCTGAGCAAGTTGGATTTCGAGTGGAAAGTATCATAGAATGCAGAAAGTGCCGAACATCGGCTCAACAATTGCAGCGTTTTCCTTATTTAAAAAATGTATTAAGGGAGAGCATAGTAGAATTGGTGAAAGAATAA
- a CDS encoding DEAD/DEAH box helicase family protein gives MIFNSIFSKKYTSWVELEAAIESIEIPKEKGTAFEQFVFAYFTYFKDLYLISELYMENSIPIELRKKVKLEKRDSGVDGLIVKEDGKTVAYQAKFRSGQLSPSYDELTSFWAESEHADERCIFANCYELPQQAYKKKDQFFVLRNELSSLEPDFFEWLYSYATTGVSETRIQRYTPMPHQVKMISDVLEGFATEERGKMLAACGTGKTLTALWIKEGLLAKNVLFVAPNLALIKQTLEAWMPQAKAPFTYLCVCSDATVAENAKHLENDDFQADASYIGVPVTTDPEKILNFIKFESPKDKVIFSTYQSLDAIVGALEKIDRFTFDIAFFDEAHRTAGNKDTQMFIMGMNDAFIPSEKRLFMTATERFVNPRIVGRAREYNYEVFSMDNYEQYGPTFTSLPFRSAIEQGIISDYKIVLCCMKEGELKSIIDNNLVLNIGDREVDSQNLFKQVLLAKTMNDIGISKAISYHRDIESAKRFISSANGTNLNEVVSGISGDIVVSDVYCDHINGSMSAGARKAIFDDFITSPFGVISNARCLTEGVDVPIIDAVYFADPKNSVIDIIQAVGRSLRKVKDNPDKISYIIIPVIIADEVSSFEDIDPENFSTLHTVVQALRDQDRILADYIDKLNLKLATGERPRGEDDGDSPIIIEATEQLGIDDIAGKILLRVAEVNRDPANISREFIFEPKSRTSGVERGDFTTIGDYNLESYWKSCVIATLQKYESFDVGLPRTAIAIDHNNVSHAVKIGAIIEKERKFYVTDIGRKLFACSSFEEAAPIFEEQLLKFNKLAAITRFPHFPYRYALRVLAQVGKISKFEFAYALFIAKNIGVRGVSEACERISYLRDTYPRIESLSEANKEIVLAALNEKFDTTLKLIDIWSSRTTLYNQFNYLKKHLAIWPGVTISGTPEITLAPNGADKIKELLEKTNEIETCPMDKLITNFITFKSWL, from the coding sequence ATGATTTTTAATAGTATATTTTCTAAAAAGTATACTTCGTGGGTGGAGTTAGAGGCTGCAATTGAATCAATTGAAATTCCTAAAGAGAAAGGTACTGCTTTTGAACAGTTTGTCTTTGCCTATTTCACATATTTTAAGGATTTGTATCTTATCTCAGAGCTATATATGGAAAACTCAATTCCAATTGAATTGAGAAAAAAAGTAAAACTAGAGAAACGAGATAGTGGTGTAGACGGCTTAATAGTTAAAGAAGATGGAAAAACTGTAGCCTACCAGGCGAAATTCAGAAGCGGCCAATTATCCCCTTCTTATGATGAACTAACTTCATTTTGGGCTGAGTCTGAGCATGCCGATGAGCGATGCATTTTTGCAAACTGCTATGAGCTTCCCCAACAAGCTTACAAAAAGAAAGATCAATTTTTTGTATTAAGAAATGAATTAAGTAGCCTAGAACCAGATTTCTTCGAATGGTTGTACTCTTATGCGACAACTGGTGTAAGCGAAACACGTATTCAAAGGTATACACCTATGCCTCACCAAGTTAAAATGATATCCGATGTTCTTGAGGGATTCGCAACAGAAGAAAGAGGGAAAATGCTTGCCGCTTGTGGCACTGGTAAGACCCTTACTGCATTATGGATAAAAGAAGGTTTATTGGCAAAAAATGTACTATTTGTTGCTCCGAACCTTGCTCTCATAAAACAAACTCTTGAAGCTTGGATGCCACAGGCAAAAGCTCCATTCACCTACCTTTGTGTATGTAGTGATGCGACAGTAGCCGAGAATGCAAAACATCTAGAAAATGATGATTTCCAGGCAGATGCTTCATATATCGGTGTTCCGGTTACTACCGATCCAGAGAAAATCCTTAATTTTATAAAATTCGAATCACCGAAAGACAAGGTTATATTTTCAACATACCAATCGTTAGATGCCATAGTTGGAGCATTAGAAAAAATTGATAGATTTACTTTTGATATTGCCTTCTTCGATGAGGCTCATAGGACTGCCGGTAATAAAGATACTCAAATGTTCATTATGGGTATGAATGATGCTTTTATCCCTTCCGAAAAACGGTTATTCATGACAGCTACAGAAAGATTTGTTAATCCTCGTATAGTAGGGAGAGCACGTGAATATAATTATGAAGTCTTTTCTATGGATAACTATGAACAGTATGGCCCGACATTTACCTCACTTCCTTTCAGATCTGCTATTGAACAAGGAATAATCAGCGATTACAAAATAGTTCTTTGTTGCATGAAAGAAGGAGAACTAAAAAGTATAATTGATAATAATCTTGTTCTAAACATTGGCGATAGGGAAGTGGATTCGCAGAATCTATTCAAACAAGTTCTTCTCGCAAAAACCATGAATGATATTGGAATTAGTAAAGCTATTTCCTATCATCGCGATATTGAATCTGCAAAACGCTTTATTTCATCTGCAAATGGGACTAACTTAAACGAAGTAGTATCTGGTATTTCTGGAGATATAGTCGTTTCAGATGTATATTGTGACCATATAAATGGAAGCATGTCTGCTGGAGCTAGAAAAGCAATTTTTGACGATTTTATAACATCTCCATTTGGTGTAATTTCTAATGCTAGATGTCTCACAGAAGGTGTTGATGTACCGATAATTGATGCTGTATACTTTGCTGACCCCAAAAACTCAGTTATCGATATTATTCAAGCTGTGGGGCGTTCATTAAGAAAAGTAAAAGATAACCCAGACAAAATTTCGTATATAATAATTCCGGTTATTATCGCTGATGAGGTTTCTAGTTTTGAAGATATTGATCCCGAGAATTTCAGCACACTGCATACTGTTGTACAAGCATTAAGAGACCAAGATCGAATTCTTGCAGACTATATTGACAAACTAAATCTAAAACTAGCAACAGGCGAGAGGCCTAGGGGTGAAGACGATGGCGACTCCCCAATAATCATAGAGGCAACAGAGCAACTAGGAATTGACGATATAGCTGGGAAAATTCTCTTACGAGTTGCTGAAGTAAATAGAGACCCAGCAAATATATCCCGGGAATTTATTTTTGAACCTAAGTCTCGTACATCAGGAGTAGAAAGAGGAGATTTTACTACTATCGGAGACTATAATCTTGAATCATATTGGAAATCATGTGTAATAGCTACTTTGCAAAAATATGAATCTTTTGATGTAGGGCTTCCACGTACTGCTATAGCGATTGATCATAACAATGTTTCACATGCTGTGAAGATCGGTGCTATAATCGAAAAAGAACGTAAATTCTATGTAACTGATATTGGCCGTAAGTTATTTGCATGTTCTTCTTTTGAAGAAGCTGCACCGATATTTGAAGAACAATTATTAAAGTTTAACAAATTAGCGGCAATCACTAGGTTTCCACATTTTCCGTACCGTTATGCTTTAAGGGTATTAGCACAAGTAGGTAAAATATCGAAATTTGAATTTGCCTATGCATTATTTATAGCTAAAAATATTGGAGTGCGCGGGGTTAGTGAAGCCTGTGAAAGGATATCATACCTTAGAGATACTTATCCTCGTATTGAAAGTTTAAGTGAAGCTAACAAAGAAATAGTTTTGGCTGCTCTTAACGAAAAGTTCGATACAACACTTAAGCTCATTGACATTTGGTCATCTAGAACAACCCTTTACAACCAGTTTAATTACCTTAAGAAGCACCTTGCAATATGGCCCGGAGTAACTATCTCAGGAACTCCAGAAATAACGCTTGCCCCTAATGGAGCGGATAAAATTAAAGAGCTTCTGGAAAAAACAAACGAGATAGAAACATGCCCTATGGATAAGCTTATAACGAACTTTATTACTTTCAAAAGTTGGCTTTAA
- the rlmD gene encoding 23S rRNA (uracil(1939)-C(5))-methyltransferase RlmD — protein MEIPVNKNDIIEGEIIDISHEGKGVIKLEGYTIFTEGGLIGDKVAVKITEIKKKYSLGKTIKIIVPSKYRVDSKCDISEYCGGCPLQGLDYKMQLEFKTNKVKNDLRKIGGLDDVVIHHIIGMDNPNRYRNKVQIPVGIENGEAIIGFYKKGSHNIVNLHTCNIQHDVVDKVIEVIREYIDEFKIEPYDNRAGNGLLRHIIVKNSFKTRDTMVVLVTNGNILPYSSELVKMLKNKIPELRSVIQNINTKKTNLVMGTKSYVIYGKDKIVDYIGELKFNISAESFFQVNPIQTEVLYNKALEYADLKGDEVVFDIYCGIGTISLFLAKKAKKVYGIESVSQAVKDAKENARINGIGNVEFHCGNAEDIFPKLYEKGIKADVVVVDPPRKGCEPKVIETITKMKPEKVIYISCNPSTLARDLKMLSENGFKVLECQPVDMFPHTVHVECVVLMSRVEK, from the coding sequence ATGGAGATTCCAGTTAACAAGAATGATATAATTGAAGGAGAAATAATAGATATAAGCCATGAAGGCAAAGGCGTAATTAAGCTTGAAGGATATACAATATTTACCGAAGGTGGATTAATAGGAGATAAGGTAGCTGTTAAAATTACAGAAATAAAAAAGAAATATTCCCTGGGAAAAACCATTAAAATAATAGTGCCTTCTAAATATAGAGTGGATAGCAAGTGTGACATTTCCGAGTATTGTGGTGGATGCCCACTTCAAGGCTTAGACTATAAGATGCAATTAGAATTCAAGACAAACAAAGTAAAGAATGATTTAAGGAAAATAGGTGGGCTAGATGATGTAGTTATTCATCATATCATAGGAATGGATAATCCAAATAGATATAGAAATAAGGTTCAAATACCAGTAGGCATAGAGAATGGTGAAGCAATTATTGGTTTTTATAAAAAGGGAAGCCATAATATTGTAAACTTGCATACCTGCAATATTCAGCATGATGTAGTAGATAAAGTAATAGAAGTCATAAGAGAATACATTGATGAGTTTAAAATAGAACCATATGATAACAGAGCTGGCAACGGCCTTTTAAGACATATAATAGTGAAGAATTCCTTTAAAACAAGAGATACTATGGTTGTTCTAGTTACTAATGGAAACATACTACCCTATTCAAGTGAACTGGTTAAAATGTTAAAGAATAAGATACCAGAGCTTAGAAGTGTAATACAAAACATAAACACTAAAAAAACGAATCTAGTCATGGGAACCAAGTCATATGTGATTTATGGAAAAGATAAGATAGTAGATTATATAGGAGAGTTGAAGTTTAATATATCAGCAGAATCTTTTTTTCAAGTAAACCCTATTCAGACGGAAGTACTGTATAACAAAGCATTAGAATATGCAGACTTAAAAGGAGACGAAGTAGTTTTTGATATATATTGTGGAATAGGAACCATATCCCTTTTCTTAGCTAAGAAAGCCAAAAAAGTATATGGAATTGAGTCAGTAAGTCAAGCTGTCAAGGATGCAAAAGAAAATGCAAGAATCAATGGAATAGGGAACGTAGAATTTCACTGTGGTAATGCTGAGGACATATTTCCTAAGCTATATGAGAAAGGAATAAAAGCAGATGTAGTAGTGGTAGATCCTCCAAGAAAAGGATGTGAACCTAAAGTCATTGAAACAATTACTAAAATGAAACCAGAAAAAGTGATATACATATCCTGCAATCCATCAACACTGGCTAGAGATTTAAAAATGCTAAGTGAAAATGGATTCAAGGTATTGGAATGTCAGCCAGTTGATATGTTTCCTCATACGGTGCACGTTGAGTGTGTGGTATTGATGTCAAGGGTTGAGAAATAG
- a CDS encoding zinc ribbon domain-containing protein, translating into MAAKRIPNKPRYDYVKRTARKILLSNNINSLPTDIDLIFKANNIILFSESEAEQIAMSDLPHEFKNNKDIQAITQKRIIQGKSIYISIVKDRNRVPGNVRFSKAHELGHIFLKHFEEFDLPSSLNISNSHEYWVLEREAEMFAAELLAPTAILRACNCFDKESIKSLCNLSEEASEYVICDIRRDYHLMEREKAALECQFDDFIRNKKYLLLTSPAFCGNCGAPLKPADRYCIMCGFKTTNNVNIDKVFLYPTTIPLKSTGRVYYCLRCGEIDLPLSSKICNVCSAPLYNLCTNCNSKLSGNDRFCGSCGGVSSFFQSRLLESWAEVQNSLNSVHKNQILNYRKINFWDYIIEKLLDKNKLDVHRALFGSCGYDDCGKLIIAFESESNNLIDKDVILDEINAICLPYFDTTYDDIDIILT; encoded by the coding sequence TTGGCAGCTAAACGCATTCCAAATAAGCCCAGATATGATTACGTAAAACGCACAGCACGTAAAATTTTATTGTCAAACAATATAAATTCACTTCCGACTGATATTGATTTGATTTTTAAAGCTAACAATATCATTTTATTTTCTGAATCTGAAGCTGAACAAATTGCTATGAGCGATTTACCCCATGAATTTAAGAACAACAAAGATATTCAAGCTATTACACAAAAGAGAATTATTCAAGGAAAATCAATATATATATCTATTGTAAAAGATCGTAATAGGGTTCCGGGTAATGTTCGTTTTTCCAAAGCACATGAATTAGGACATATATTCTTGAAACACTTTGAGGAGTTCGATCTTCCGTCCTCGCTAAACATTAGTAATTCTCACGAATATTGGGTTCTAGAGCGTGAAGCTGAAATGTTTGCTGCAGAATTACTTGCCCCTACAGCAATTCTCCGCGCATGCAATTGCTTTGACAAAGAAAGTATAAAATCACTTTGTAATTTATCTGAAGAAGCTTCAGAATATGTAATATGTGATATTAGACGCGATTATCATCTCATGGAGCGTGAAAAAGCTGCACTTGAATGCCAGTTTGATGACTTCATTAGAAATAAAAAATACTTACTTCTCACATCACCTGCATTTTGTGGCAATTGTGGAGCACCATTAAAACCTGCAGATCGATACTGCATAATGTGTGGATTTAAAACGACCAATAACGTAAACATAGATAAGGTATTTTTATACCCAACAACTATTCCGTTAAAAAGCACTGGACGTGTCTACTATTGCTTGAGATGTGGAGAAATTGACTTACCCTTATCTTCAAAAATATGTAATGTCTGTTCGGCTCCATTATACAATCTTTGTACAAACTGTAACAGTAAACTATCTGGAAATGATAGATTCTGCGGTTCTTGTGGAGGGGTATCATCTTTTTTCCAAAGCCGCTTACTGGAGAGTTGGGCTGAAGTACAAAATAGTTTGAATAGCGTACACAAGAATCAAATACTCAACTATAGAAAAATTAATTTTTGGGATTATATCATAGAAAAACTATTAGACAAAAATAAACTTGATGTCCATAGGGCTTTATTTGGGTCATGTGGTTATGATGATTGCGGTAAATTGATTATTGCATTTGAATCAGAAAGTAATAATTTGATTGATAAGGATGTTATTCTTGATGAAATAAATGCTATTTGTTTGCCATATTTTGATACTACATATGACGATATAGATATTATACTTACTTAA
- a CDS encoding DNA methyltransferase, which produces MKKVKPIKKSIEAKGHTPQYRMHKYFARRPYNVFNNLIRHYSNKNDIILDCFCGGGVTVFEGASLERKVIGVDINPLATFITRMQMFNGDIDLLKKVYEDFCSQIREKYERWYFVDFGDDSGICEWTEWVYIVLCPHCGQEIVLTEDNKIKNGIYQCSNKSCEGHSGVRRIEGIPNGSLPIRVRYRSNATNEIKTRAIDSKTQICNYNELLDTVNKLKYSPNFEIPMDWDRQHEDKLKERGVTEYKDLFTDRNYAINCSIFNDIISKKSELPKDIFEMLYFLFSSALRYTNNMTRVTDNWENGNPTSMDKHAYWLPNQYVETNVVDIIFKRAKSILAGVKYSKQNLPEGCKEAHSFDELRKKGGYLVLNRSSSDLPIPDKSIDVVITDPPYGSNVQYAELSAVWNAWYESFSGLNAYIFKDEEAVVNRKVKVSGAKTETDYEELLYKIYAECNRVLKDGGYMVFTFNNKNIKVWIAMMKAVARAGFYLPDDGVIFQDFIKSYKNTAHLRYAGNIHGDFIYSFVKGKNPAISVLNGYTLQQVIEKNIDMQIEQLYKKRKRYSTTELYQKIFSKLVCVLMAYIVEHIDNEEEMLKVETYSDDYVDNLLKKKLNYINEKWVKKEQ; this is translated from the coding sequence ATGAAAAAGGTAAAACCAATAAAGAAATCAATTGAAGCTAAAGGACATACTCCTCAATATAGAATGCATAAATACTTTGCCAGAAGACCTTATAATGTTTTTAATAATTTAATTAGACATTATTCAAATAAGAATGATATTATATTGGATTGCTTTTGTGGTGGTGGAGTAACAGTTTTTGAAGGGGCGTCTTTAGAGAGAAAAGTAATAGGTGTAGATATAAATCCATTAGCAACTTTTATCACAAGGATGCAGATGTTCAATGGGGATATTGATCTATTAAAGAAAGTTTACGAAGACTTCTGTAGCCAGATTCGGGAGAAATATGAAAGATGGTATTTTGTTGACTTTGGTGATGATAGTGGCATTTGTGAATGGACTGAATGGGTGTATATTGTTCTTTGCCCTCATTGTGGTCAAGAAATAGTTCTAACAGAAGATAATAAAATAAAGAATGGCATTTATCAGTGTTCGAATAAATCTTGCGAGGGTCACAGTGGAGTTAGAAGGATTGAAGGTATACCAAATGGTAGTCTTCCGATACGTGTGCGCTATAGATCGAATGCAACCAATGAAATCAAAACAAGGGCAATAGATTCAAAAACGCAAATTTGCAATTATAACGAGTTATTAGATACAGTAAATAAGCTAAAATATAGTCCTAATTTTGAGATACCCATGGATTGGGATAGACAACATGAAGATAAGCTAAAAGAACGAGGTGTTACTGAATATAAGGATCTTTTTACAGATAGAAACTATGCTATAAACTGTTCTATTTTTAACGATATTATTTCTAAAAAATCAGAATTACCAAAGGATATATTTGAGATGCTATATTTTCTATTTAGCTCAGCATTGAGGTATACAAATAATATGACAAGGGTTACAGATAATTGGGAAAACGGTAACCCTACTTCAATGGACAAACACGCATATTGGCTTCCGAATCAATATGTAGAAACCAACGTTGTAGATATCATTTTCAAAAGAGCAAAAAGTATACTTGCTGGAGTTAAATATTCAAAGCAGAATTTACCTGAAGGGTGTAAAGAGGCGCATTCTTTCGATGAATTACGAAAAAAAGGTGGCTATCTAGTATTAAACAGAAGTTCAAGTGATCTTCCAATACCCGATAAATCTATCGATGTAGTAATAACAGACCCGCCTTATGGGAGTAACGTACAATATGCTGAATTATCAGCTGTTTGGAATGCATGGTACGAATCCTTTAGTGGATTAAATGCTTATATTTTTAAGGATGAAGAAGCAGTTGTCAATAGAAAGGTAAAAGTATCAGGGGCCAAGACTGAAACGGATTATGAGGAGTTACTATATAAAATCTACGCAGAGTGTAATAGAGTTTTGAAAGACGGCGGTTATATGGTCTTTACATTCAACAATAAGAATATTAAGGTTTGGATTGCAATGATGAAGGCTGTTGCAAGGGCTGGCTTTTATCTTCCGGATGATGGAGTAATCTTCCAAGATTTTATTAAATCTTATAAAAATACTGCGCATTTAAGATACGCAGGAAATATCCATGGTGATTTCATATATTCGTTTGTTAAAGGAAAGAACCCTGCAATTTCAGTTCTTAATGGGTATACGTTGCAGCAGGTAATTGAGAAAAATATTGATATGCAGATTGAACAGCTATATAAGAAACGCAAAAGGTATTCTACCACTGAGCTGTATCAAAAAATATTCTCCAAGCTTGTCTGCGTGCTTATGGCATATATTGTAGAACATATTGACAACGAGGAGGAAATGCTTAAAGTTGAAACATATTCCGATGACTATGTAGATAATTTGTTAAAGAAAAAGCTAAATTACATTAATGAAAAATGGGTCAAAAAGGAGCAGTAA
- a CDS encoding GerMN domain-containing protein: MLKAIGNLLLILLICVGASGISIFYSPVLEQSISLDDNSEELVLMASSDVDEALLNPSSIYIKYKTNKNVLLNFNEDFQFIAKIYKGNKIYKTHDIHHNGPAQIEFTKDTPYTVEIDISKSNLDLPNGEYKIEIIPNVLDNSLNVESLTLDVKYLSDVPYIPAISTIPDGKMALNLYFIDNNSSVRQLIGVTRFIDSNSRPLVSIVDELRKGPTFESGLNMNPIVGKYNYVTIKGTTAYVDLPSKESIYTEESVRSEAAMNAFIKSLGSYPGVDNIRFLVDYNRASTFFNNQDVTISYSISSVNKAFLAFDSPNRYFLVECDVDDITEETPIKDKVDMIFKSLQNSKFDYLSSTIPSEVELLNSRLENDVLTVNFNSKFLDAYNDNNNLNRMMLDSILFSLTSLKEVNKIKIQVDGESINSFAGVDLSSEIVRPLFLNPEN; this comes from the coding sequence GTGTTAAAGGCTATTGGCAATCTACTCTTAATACTGCTTATATGCGTTGGGGCTTCTGGCATTTCCATATTTTATAGTCCTGTTTTAGAACAAAGTATATCATTAGATGATAATAGCGAAGAATTAGTTTTAATGGCTTCAAGTGATGTAGATGAAGCACTTTTAAATCCAAGTAGTATTTATATAAAATACAAAACAAATAAAAATGTACTATTAAACTTTAATGAAGACTTTCAGTTCATTGCAAAAATTTATAAGGGAAATAAGATATATAAAACTCACGACATTCATCATAATGGACCAGCTCAAATAGAATTTACCAAGGATACCCCCTACACTGTAGAAATTGATATTTCCAAGAGCAATTTAGATTTACCTAATGGAGAGTATAAAATTGAAATCATACCTAATGTATTAGACAACTCTCTTAACGTAGAATCTCTTACATTAGATGTAAAGTATCTAAGCGACGTTCCCTACATACCTGCCATAAGCACCATTCCTGATGGAAAAATGGCTCTAAACCTATACTTTATAGATAATAATAGTTCTGTTAGGCAGCTAATTGGCGTTACAAGGTTTATTGATAGTAATAGTAGACCATTAGTTTCTATTGTAGACGAACTAAGAAAAGGACCAACTTTTGAATCAGGTCTTAATATGAACCCAATTGTTGGAAAATATAATTATGTAACTATTAAGGGTACTACGGCATATGTCGACTTGCCATCAAAAGAAAGCATCTATACAGAAGAAAGTGTAAGAAGTGAGGCTGCTATGAATGCTTTCATAAAATCTCTTGGCAGTTATCCTGGAGTTGACAACATTAGATTTCTAGTAGATTATAATAGAGCTAGTACTTTTTTTAATAATCAGGATGTAACTATATCTTATTCTATAAGCAGTGTAAATAAAGCATTTCTAGCTTTTGATTCTCCTAACAGGTACTTCTTAGTTGAATGTGATGTAGATGATATCACTGAAGAAACACCAATTAAAGATAAAGTAGATATGATTTTTAAATCCTTGCAAAATAGCAAATTTGATTATCTATCATCTACAATACCATCAGAAGTAGAACTTTTAAACTCAAGATTGGAAAATGATGTTTTAACTGTCAATTTCAACTCAAAGTTTTTAGATGCATATAATGACAACAATAATCTAAATAGAATGATGCTTGATTCTATTTTGTTCTCACTAACCAGCCTAAAAGAAGTCAATAAGATTAAAATTCAAGTAGATGGAGAGTCAATAAATAGCTTTGCTGGGGTTGATTTGTCTTCTGAAATAGTAAGACCCCTATTCTTAAACCCAGAAAATTAA
- a CDS encoding helix-turn-helix domain-containing protein, which produces MKYKSFSSFLVSKRDAINLTNSKLASLANISAVYLGEIIKKKKNPPDKKTQYALAEALQLSEEEKVEFFDLAASERREIPVDIYDYLLEREDLLEEIRAKKMDEGKEEHHEKGKTNKEIN; this is translated from the coding sequence GTGAAATATAAATCATTCAGTTCATTTTTAGTAAGTAAACGAGATGCTATAAATCTTACTAACAGTAAGCTTGCTTCTTTAGCTAATATTTCGGCTGTTTATCTTGGTGAAATTATAAAAAAGAAAAAGAATCCTCCAGATAAGAAAACTCAATATGCGTTGGCAGAAGCACTGCAGTTAAGTGAAGAAGAAAAGGTTGAGTTTTTTGACTTAGCTGCTAGTGAGCGGAGGGAAATTCCAGTCGACATATATGATTACTTACTGGAAAGGGAAGATTTATTAGAAGAAATTCGGGCAAAGAAAATGGACGAGGGAAAGGAAGAACATCATGAAAAAGGTAAAACCAATAAAGAAATCAATTGA